Within the Nitrospira sp. genome, the region CATACCGTCGGCGGCGTTCGACGAATCCGACGTGGTCTCCGGGAGCCGTGTCTATACGATTGGCTATCCGATGGGCTGGGGGCCCGCCATCATGTTCGGACATGTTGGCAACCCCAATACGTTTCTCCCGACGGCCGACACGCGATTGATGCAGCTCGATGTGGGCGCCTGCAGTGGGAACTCCGGGGGCGGCGTGTTTAATGAAAGCGGATCCCTGGTTGGCATCATGCACGCGATTATTCAAACCGACACGGTGGTCACGGGAGATCAACGTTGCAGCCGTTTTGGATTCGCGGTGCCCAGCTCGCTGGCAAAGAAAGTGGTCTCGGCTGTGATCGGCGGCAGTCAGCCGGCGTTCTCTCGACTCGGCGTCGGGCTGACAGCCGTCCGCGTGGAGCAGGCGTGGCGTATCGCGGTTGCCGATGTCAGCGGTCCTGCGAAAGACGGCGGCATGCGCAAGGGTGATGTCATTCTCGCCATCGACGGGACCGACATCGCCAACGGTGCTCAGCTGAAAAACTACCTGATCGAGCGCACCAATCCAGGCCAACAGATTTCAATCAAGGTCCTGCGCGACGACCGTGAGGAATCGCTGACCGTGATACTGGGCACGTCCTAGCGCGTTAGCGCGCTCCTTCTTCGAGGAAGACACAAAGGTCCATTACATCCTATGCCTCATCCTGCATCACAATCCGGTCACCCCGCGGACCGCATCGCCACGCTAAGCGGCGAGGCCCGCAAGCTCCAGACCCGTCTCTGCCGGGTCGTCGGGCAAGCCATCGCCGACTACCACATGATTGAGGAAGGCGACCGCATCATGGTGTGCCTCTCCGGCGGCAAAGACAGTTATGCGCTGCTCGACGTCCTGTTGCTGCTCCAAAGCCGAGCCCCGATCTCATACGACATCGTGGCAGTCAATCTGGACCAGAAGCAACCTGGCTTTCCGGCACACGTGTTGCCGGAATACCTTTCTCGTCTCGGTGTGCCGTTTCGGATCGAAACGCGCGACACCTACACGACGGTCAAACGCGTGATCTCGGAGGGCGAGACGATGTGCTCGCTGTGTTCACGGTTGCGCCGGGCCATCCTCTACCACGTGGCCACGGAGATCGGCGCGACCAAAGTTGCATTGGGACATCATCGCGACGACGTGCTCGAGACCTTCTTGCTCAACGTCTTCTATAACGGCACGTTGAAGACCATGCC harbors:
- the ttcA gene encoding tRNA 2-thiocytidine biosynthesis protein TtcA gives rise to the protein MPHPASQSGHPADRIATLSGEARKLQTRLCRVVGQAIADYHMIEEGDRIMVCLSGGKDSYALLDVLLLLQSRAPISYDIVAVNLDQKQPGFPAHVLPEYLSRLGVPFRIETRDTYTTVKRVISEGETMCSLCSRLRRAILYHVATEIGATKVALGHHRDDVLETFLLNVFYNGTLKTMPPKLRSDDGRHIVIRPLVYVSESDLSRYGEARRFPIIPCDLCGSQEHLQRKKVKAMLQSWEQESPGRAESMLAALGNIAPSHLLDRQAFDFLAIRPRSQDIASLPSPQALTLLRP